One window of Paenibacillus sp. FSL K6-3182 genomic DNA carries:
- a CDS encoding HAMP domain-containing methyl-accepting chemotaxis protein, whose amino-acid sequence MKLSLRVRLVLLSLVPLMFYAFTGIYLLNEQWRVLNDMTDRIYETSNQVDTLVLNADRDMYQAYQAYLRVESGTLDQVNADAARAELAENIKQVEDRVGEAQAILYEKGLQNLAEGETERSINQILIEFKANFNFWSVAAVKAAADGKNNFQNKQIDNSFLTSRTGIDEIGQNINIYAQTTITDITNELRKTQLTLLICIIAVTLVILIAMYFTVRHIMKTIKSVVFKTQRVAEGDLTVLPDQKYSKDELGRISQSVDHMIEATKQLISGIASNAAEVTKSTDQLTTASKESADAAEHVAQNIQEVANGSEVQARGAEETSRAIEEMTIGIQRIAENTASIADKSSSTSKQAELGHEALLRLIDQMSEVTSVTGKLSNTIETLEHRSKEIGAIAENITSFSNQTNILSLNASIEAARAGEHGRGFAVVAGEIRKLAAGSLASADGIHQLVDITRSEIAGASAYMSQTVLEMERGSARVGEVRQNLDVIVASITQMSEQIHENSAITQQMSASSEQVSASMQQTAATAAVNLEKTENVAAATEEQLALMDNISSAAVHLEEIVRDLDLAISHFKVK is encoded by the coding sequence ATGAAATTGTCTTTACGTGTTAGGCTGGTCTTGTTGTCTTTGGTTCCACTTATGTTTTACGCATTTACAGGGATTTATTTGCTCAATGAGCAATGGCGTGTGTTGAATGACATGACAGATCGTATTTATGAAACTTCTAATCAAGTAGACACATTAGTATTAAACGCGGATAGGGATATGTATCAGGCCTATCAAGCTTACTTGAGAGTGGAATCCGGTACTTTGGATCAAGTAAATGCAGACGCTGCTCGAGCGGAGTTAGCCGAAAATATAAAACAAGTTGAAGACAGGGTAGGAGAAGCGCAAGCCATTTTATATGAGAAAGGACTTCAGAACTTAGCAGAAGGAGAAACTGAGCGCAGCATAAACCAAATTTTAATTGAGTTTAAGGCTAATTTTAATTTCTGGTCAGTTGCTGCGGTAAAAGCAGCAGCGGATGGAAAGAACAATTTTCAAAATAAACAGATCGATAATAGCTTCTTAACAAGCCGTACAGGGATTGATGAAATCGGTCAAAATATTAATATTTATGCACAAACCACGATTACTGATATTACAAATGAGCTTAGAAAAACGCAGCTTACTCTCTTAATCTGCATCATTGCGGTTACATTAGTTATATTAATTGCTATGTACTTTACAGTGCGTCATATAATGAAGACAATCAAGAGCGTTGTATTTAAGACACAGCGAGTAGCAGAAGGGGATTTAACGGTTCTTCCGGATCAGAAATACAGCAAGGATGAGCTTGGCCGTATTTCGCAATCGGTGGATCATATGATTGAAGCTACAAAGCAGCTGATTAGCGGTATTGCTAGCAATGCAGCTGAAGTGACCAAATCAACTGATCAGTTAACGACTGCATCTAAGGAATCTGCAGATGCAGCAGAGCATGTCGCTCAAAATATTCAGGAAGTAGCCAATGGCTCAGAAGTACAAGCAAGAGGTGCGGAGGAAACTTCTAGAGCGATCGAAGAGATGACGATAGGTATTCAACGAATCGCAGAAAATACAGCCTCAATTGCCGATAAATCATCTTCAACCTCTAAGCAGGCTGAACTTGGTCATGAAGCGCTGCTCCGGTTAATTGATCAAATGAGCGAGGTGACCTCAGTAACTGGAAAACTATCGAATACAATTGAAACGCTTGAGCATCGTTCCAAGGAGATAGGTGCAATTGCCGAGAATATAACAAGTTTTTCAAACCAAACGAATATTTTGTCGCTGAACGCATCAATAGAAGCAGCTCGTGCAGGCGAACACGGCAGAGGTTTTGCGGTCGTTGCAGGAGAGATTCGGAAGCTGGCAGCGGGATCCCTTGCATCTGCTGACGGGATACATCAACTGGTGGACATTACCCGAAGTGAAATCGCAGGAGCCTCGGCTTACATGTCGCAAACGGTTCTGGAAATGGAGCGAGGCAGCGCGCGGGTAGGCGAGGTTCGTCAGAACTTGGATGTCATCGTTGCTTCTATTACACAGATGAGTGAGCAGATTCATGAAAATTCTGCAATTACTCAGCAAATGTCAGCCAGCTCGGAGCAGGTAAGCGCCTCAATGCAGCAAACGGCTGCTACAGCTGCCGTTAATCTGGAGAAGACAGAAAATGTTGCTGCCGCAACGGAAGAACAGCTCGCTTTGATGGATAACATTTCTTCAGCAGCTGTTCATTTAGAGGAAATTGTACGCGATTTGGATCTTGCTATTTCTCATTTCAAGGTGAAGTAA
- a CDS encoding ABC transporter ATP-binding protein yields the protein MAIPQEEEQKVEEQFETTDERRDLLKVIDVERTFQVGGTPLPVLKGINMELKERQLVMLRGRSGSGKTTLLNCLGGLDTPSKGEILFNGLKFHSMSDDQRTLVRRKHMGFIFQAFALMPLLSARENVELSLRMAGVPRAEWKDRVTQCLELVGLERRMNHRPFELSGGEQQRVAIAKAIAHKPMLLLADEPTAELDTGMSAQIMAVFQNIIRTEQVSICMTTHDPTILEVADIVYEMVDGKFI from the coding sequence ATGGCCATTCCGCAGGAAGAAGAACAGAAGGTAGAAGAGCAGTTTGAAACGACTGATGAAAGACGCGATCTGCTTAAAGTTATTGATGTAGAGCGAACGTTCCAGGTTGGAGGAACTCCGCTGCCTGTACTGAAGGGCATCAATATGGAGCTTAAGGAGCGTCAATTAGTCATGCTGAGAGGCAGATCAGGCTCTGGCAAGACGACGCTGCTGAATTGCTTGGGCGGGCTCGATACGCCAAGCAAAGGAGAGATTTTATTTAACGGTTTGAAGTTTCACAGCATGAGCGATGACCAACGCACTTTAGTTAGGCGAAAGCACATGGGCTTTATATTTCAAGCCTTCGCACTTATGCCGCTATTGTCCGCACGTGAGAATGTGGAGCTGTCTCTTCGGATGGCTGGTGTACCACGAGCGGAATGGAAGGATAGAGTTACGCAATGTCTTGAACTGGTTGGTTTGGAGCGCCGAATGAATCATCGTCCCTTCGAGCTTTCCGGCGGTGAGCAGCAGCGGGTCGCAATTGCTAAGGCGATCGCCCATAAGCCAATGCTGCTGCTTGCTGACGAACCGACGGCAGAGCTTGATACTGGCATGTCAGCTCAAATTATGGCGGTTTTCCAAAATATTATTCGCACTGAACAAGTATCTATTTGTATGACTACACATGATCCTACGATTTTGGAGGTTGCTGACATTGTCTATGAAATGGTGGACGGAAAATTTATTTAA
- a CDS encoding efflux RND transporter periplasmic adaptor subunit, protein MKWWTENLFKRSMVVVLSASLVLSSGCSLLPAEDEEEVIPEIAPAQISKKPEYEVTTTTLETSIPLIGKLISLEEETMFFTLDGKNLKELNVKVGTTVKAGQVIGQLDVDVLVKSLRQERLSFRKIENEMKDTLRQRDEMDPIEFEGKLIAFEEQKQKLVDMEEEIGKATLKAPFAGTIVSLNVQKGDLIKAYAPIAIVADTSKITAAAKISKSELEKLGVGMEVTADITSVGKFKGKIKQLPYKTEEQNNGGGGGGSGVEKPEKPEDFLIVDLKDLPKNLNRGMPLSIKVITKRTENAIVIPPSTLRSIGSRTYVQVIEGEVKREVDVEVGQQTSTNIEILKGLKPGQKVVGR, encoded by the coding sequence ATGAAATGGTGGACGGAAAATTTATTTAAGCGTTCAATGGTTGTTGTATTAAGTGCTTCTTTGGTGCTTTCAAGCGGGTGCTCCTTGCTTCCCGCAGAAGATGAAGAAGAGGTTATTCCTGAGATTGCCCCTGCACAAATATCCAAAAAGCCCGAGTATGAGGTAACGACGACGACATTAGAAACGTCGATACCGCTGATCGGCAAGCTTATCTCTTTGGAAGAAGAGACGATGTTTTTCACATTGGACGGCAAGAATTTGAAAGAGTTGAATGTGAAAGTAGGAACAACTGTAAAAGCCGGTCAAGTGATTGGTCAGCTGGATGTTGATGTACTGGTCAAAAGCTTGCGGCAAGAGCGGCTTTCATTTAGGAAAATCGAAAATGAGATGAAAGACACGCTTCGCCAGCGTGATGAAATGGATCCGATTGAATTCGAAGGTAAGCTGATTGCTTTTGAAGAACAGAAGCAGAAGCTAGTCGATATGGAAGAGGAAATCGGGAAAGCGACATTAAAAGCTCCATTTGCCGGAACGATTGTATCGCTTAACGTGCAGAAGGGCGATTTGATTAAAGCCTATGCTCCAATTGCAATTGTAGCCGATACGAGCAAGATTACAGCTGCAGCCAAAATTTCTAAGTCAGAGCTAGAAAAATTAGGCGTTGGCATGGAAGTAACGGCTGATATTACGAGCGTTGGTAAATTTAAAGGCAAGATCAAGCAGCTCCCTTACAAAACGGAGGAACAGAACAACGGCGGCGGCGGTGGTGGTTCTGGCGTAGAGAAACCGGAAAAACCCGAAGACTTCTTAATCGTTGATCTTAAGGATTTGCCTAAAAACTTGAATCGCGGCATGCCGCTTTCGATTAAAGTCATTACGAAGCGCACTGAAAATGCTATTGTTATTCCTCCTTCTACGCTTCGTTCTATTGGATCTCGTACGTACGTGCAGGTCATTGAAGGCGAAGTTAAGCGCGAAGTTGACGTAGAGGTCGGCCAACAAACCTCGACGAATATCGAGATCCTCAAAGGGTTGAAACCGGGGCAGAAAGTTGTAGGTCGATAG
- a CDS encoding FtsX-like permease family protein — protein MGIPLFRFLFRKMWNTRWLTLSTLAGLTLAVAFATSIPMYADGALKRVVAESLQQKSTGLPAGSLLMRYQSPAGGKTDLAALSELEKYIKDGIPKEIGFPFGTYVNSYSIRGAEVVPEDSSKVDAGRNRQLTIMNLSELEKNTELTQGKWFSNTEGDGDILEAVMFEEAMYRNDVHIGDVFEYPIYGGLDLTLRVKIVGAVKPLTDTSSYWYQGMESLLNTFQISKAAFEKTLLANKKIPLHNASWYYAFDLSEVKTSQLTPLSKTLERLNIELYQRLKDTRVEISFASTLTEFKKQSLQLQTLLFTLAAPMLAMVFFFIAMNARQSLDKQRSDIAVLRSRGAGTRQIIWIYLLEGLLLGGIALGSGPFIGWFMAKSIGSANGFLSFVNRKSIPVGFSTEAIIAGGAAVFLALMATIIPAVIYARSSIVSYKQDLARSDRKPVWQRWYLDVLLIAAAGYGWYMFNERQMLTFKTGMTTDQLNVQPFLFFVPALSIFAFGLFFLRLFPWLLKVFTWLGRKFLPVPLYLTLTQLSRSSKGYYPLMILLVLTLGLGVYNASAARTIDLNSTERTLYKYGADVTIQTVWEGSPEITTTPGNNGGNGGNGGSGGNGGGSGGGGNGGNGGGGNGGGSGGGGGGGQTIPSKMLFSEPPFELFRSLEGVEAAARVLQTKGSVVISGKSIGQGTVMGIDNVDFAKVGWFRNDLYPVHPNYYLNNLGKYEHAALIPSKVAEKYQLKIGDPVSVGFAEGKVDFMVVGILPYWPSQYPDKSPFIITNLDYIYDQLPLIPYEVWLKMKPDAKVAPIVEALQKAGVEIAAIKDVRSELIIQSKLPTRGGVFGILSLGFLVSVIITLAGYVLFWFFNLSGRVVQFGVLRAMGLSRRQLTGMLLLEQLFTAGLAIGLGVLIGKGVSLLFLPFLQTTENVAETVPPFRVIFESSDTNQLFIVVGFMMLTGALLLFLHIRRLRVHQAVKMGEER, from the coding sequence ATGGGAATTCCGCTGTTTCGTTTTTTGTTCCGCAAAATGTGGAACACGCGCTGGCTAACCTTAAGCACGCTGGCTGGGCTAACTCTGGCGGTTGCATTTGCAACGAGTATCCCTATGTATGCAGATGGTGCACTCAAGAGAGTAGTAGCCGAATCACTGCAACAGAAGAGTACCGGATTACCTGCGGGCTCGCTTCTCATGAGATATCAATCACCTGCTGGCGGGAAAACGGATTTAGCAGCGCTGTCGGAGCTTGAAAAGTATATTAAAGATGGAATACCGAAGGAAATTGGATTTCCATTTGGTACGTATGTAAACAGCTATTCAATTCGCGGTGCAGAGGTCGTTCCTGAGGATTCAAGCAAAGTAGACGCAGGACGAAACCGTCAACTGACGATTATGAACTTGTCAGAACTTGAAAAAAATACAGAGCTGACCCAAGGTAAATGGTTTTCAAACACCGAAGGGGATGGAGACATACTCGAAGCAGTCATGTTCGAGGAAGCAATGTATAGAAATGATGTACATATCGGCGATGTTTTTGAATATCCGATATACGGTGGACTGGATCTGACATTGCGAGTGAAAATTGTCGGAGCAGTCAAACCGCTTACTGATACGAGTTCATACTGGTATCAAGGGATGGAAAGCTTGCTGAACACGTTCCAAATAAGCAAAGCAGCATTCGAAAAGACGCTGTTAGCGAATAAAAAAATACCGCTGCATAATGCAAGCTGGTACTACGCATTTGATTTATCAGAAGTAAAAACGAGTCAATTAACACCGTTAAGCAAGACGCTAGAACGCTTGAATATTGAGCTGTATCAGCGTCTTAAGGACACAAGAGTAGAAATTTCTTTTGCATCCACGCTTACCGAATTTAAGAAACAAAGCCTGCAGCTGCAAACATTGCTGTTTACGCTAGCTGCTCCAATGCTTGCGATGGTGTTTTTCTTCATTGCCATGAATGCAAGGCAGTCACTGGATAAGCAGCGAAGCGACATTGCAGTGCTTCGAAGCAGGGGGGCCGGCACACGGCAAATCATATGGATTTATTTGCTCGAAGGACTACTGCTTGGAGGTATCGCGCTTGGAAGCGGTCCGTTTATAGGTTGGTTCATGGCGAAGAGTATCGGATCAGCCAATGGCTTCCTTTCTTTCGTTAATCGGAAGTCCATACCGGTTGGCTTCTCTACTGAGGCCATTATTGCTGGTGGAGCTGCAGTCTTTCTAGCGCTTATGGCGACCATTATTCCAGCTGTTATTTATGCAAGATCTTCAATCGTTAGTTATAAGCAGGATCTGGCGCGTTCTGATCGCAAGCCAGTTTGGCAGCGTTGGTATCTTGATGTCTTGTTAATTGCCGCTGCTGGTTATGGCTGGTATATGTTCAATGAGCGCCAAATGTTGACATTCAAAACAGGCATGACAACGGATCAATTAAACGTACAGCCATTTTTATTTTTTGTTCCTGCCTTATCAATCTTTGCATTTGGGTTGTTTTTCTTAAGATTATTCCCATGGCTATTGAAGGTGTTTACATGGCTAGGACGCAAATTTTTACCGGTTCCGCTTTATTTGACGCTGACTCAGCTTTCACGTTCATCTAAAGGGTATTACCCTTTGATGATTCTATTGGTGCTGACGCTGGGGCTTGGTGTTTATAACGCATCGGCAGCTAGAACGATTGATTTGAACTCCACGGAACGTACGCTGTATAAATACGGAGCAGACGTAACCATTCAAACGGTATGGGAAGGCTCTCCGGAAATTACCACGACGCCTGGCAACAACGGCGGAAATGGTGGTAACGGCGGCAGTGGAGGCAATGGCGGCGGTTCTGGCGGCGGTGGAAACGGCGGAAATGGAGGAGGAGGCAACGGCGGTGGTTCAGGCGGCGGAGGCGGTGGCGGTCAAACCATACCTTCAAAGATGTTGTTCAGTGAACCGCCTTTTGAGCTATTCCGTTCCCTTGAAGGCGTAGAAGCGGCTGCTCGTGTACTACAGACGAAGGGCAGCGTGGTCATTTCAGGCAAATCGATTGGTCAAGGAACCGTAATGGGAATTGATAATGTCGACTTTGCCAAGGTCGGCTGGTTCCGCAATGATTTGTACCCAGTTCATCCGAATTATTATTTAAATAACTTGGGTAAATATGAGCATGCGGCACTTATTCCTTCGAAAGTAGCAGAGAAATATCAATTAAAAATCGGAGATCCCGTGTCAGTTGGATTCGCCGAAGGTAAAGTGGATTTTATGGTCGTTGGCATTTTGCCTTATTGGCCTAGCCAATATCCGGATAAATCTCCGTTTATTATCACGAATTTAGATTATATTTATGACCAGCTTCCGCTTATTCCTTATGAGGTTTGGCTGAAGATGAAGCCTGATGCTAAAGTAGCTCCGATCGTTGAAGCGCTGCAAAAGGCTGGGGTGGAGATAGCAGCTATTAAAGATGTAAGAAGCGAGCTAATCATTCAATCGAAGCTTCCAACTAGAGGCGGCGTATTCGGAATATTGAGCTTAGGTTTCCTTGTTTCGGTCATCATCACATTAGCTGGCTACGTCCTATTCTGGTTCTTCAATCTCTCAGGGCGCGTTGTCCAATTCGGGGTATTGCGGGCGATGGGATTATCGCGAAGACAGCTTACAGGGATGCTGCTTCTGGAGCAGCTATTTACAGCAGGACTTGCGATTGGACTTGGCGTGTTAATAGGTAAAGGAGTGAGCTTGCTCTTCCTTCCTTTCTTGCAAACGACAGAAAACGTTGCAGAAACAGTACCGCCTTTCCGAGTCATATTCGAGTCTAGCGATACGAACCAATTGTTCATAGTTGTCGGATTTATGATGCTGACCGGCGCCTTGCTCCTCTTCCTGCACATACGCAGGCTTAGAGTGCATCAAGCGGTCAAGATGGGAGAAGAACGATGA
- a CDS encoding ABC transporter ATP-binding protein, whose protein sequence is MIDCEGLVKIYKTDDLEVVALQGLNLKVNEGELMAIIGNSGSGKSTLLNTLGGLDRPSAGQVHVGPWDLLKISEEDLVKYKRETVGFIWQNNARNLLPYLTALENVEMPMMLSGKVDRAYAKQLLEWVGLKERMHNKLHQLSGGEQQRVAIAISLSNRPKLLLADEPTGSVDTATSDLIMGIFRRLNREIGITIVIVTHDLTLAGKVDRVVAIRDGLTSTEFIKRNPNINLDGGEAELPAVSSGLQSVHEAYVVVDRVGRLQVPKEYLSALNIKDKATMEFDGERIIITPPKSLGG, encoded by the coding sequence ATGATCGATTGCGAAGGTCTAGTGAAAATTTACAAGACAGACGATCTAGAGGTCGTTGCCCTGCAAGGCTTGAACCTAAAAGTAAACGAAGGCGAGCTAATGGCTATCATCGGCAACAGCGGCAGCGGGAAATCGACGCTTCTGAATACGCTGGGCGGTCTTGACCGCCCTTCAGCCGGCCAGGTGCATGTAGGTCCATGGGATCTTCTGAAGATTTCCGAAGAGGATCTAGTGAAATACAAGAGGGAGACGGTAGGATTTATTTGGCAAAATAATGCCAGAAACCTGCTGCCTTATCTTACTGCCCTCGAAAATGTAGAAATGCCGATGATGCTTTCGGGGAAGGTTGATCGCGCATATGCGAAGCAGCTGCTTGAATGGGTTGGTTTGAAGGAGCGAATGCATAACAAGCTCCATCAATTGTCAGGCGGTGAGCAGCAAAGGGTTGCCATTGCCATTTCATTGTCGAATCGCCCGAAGCTTCTGCTTGCGGATGAACCGACAGGTTCGGTTGATACGGCTACCTCCGATTTGATTATGGGTATTTTCCGCAGGTTGAATCGCGAGATCGGTATTACCATCGTCATTGTAACGCATGACTTGACGCTTGCAGGCAAGGTAGACCGAGTGGTTGCCATTCGCGATGGCTTGACGAGCACCGAGTTTATTAAACGCAATCCGAATATTAATCTTGATGGAGGTGAGGCAGAGCTTCCAGCTGTTAGCAGCGGACTGCAGTCTGTGCATGAAGCCTATGTCGTGGTAGATCGCGTTGGACGTTTACAAGTGCCTAAGGAATATTTATCTGCTCTTAATATTAAAGACAAAGCAACGATGGAATTTGACGGCGAGCGGATTATTATTACTCCGCCTAAATCACTAGGGGGTTAA
- a CDS encoding extracellular solute-binding protein, which yields MNNKRWSGKRIRKFTLVSLTLTLLIGLLAACSSGSDSSTEKRVLRIGVLYGGADNEPYFRQQYTDMYEMSHPNIEFQIVGAINYDDQRFEQQDPAKPTKQPDPYEKMKEMLTGSNPVDVVVLDYNMLRRMTQDNLLQPLDPLVAQDKFDLSDYVPTVVEGIKAAGDGGLYALTPTFNSSALYYNKKMFTEAGVTPPTNKMEWTEVLNLARQVAKGEGVDRKFGFSFNRWSNDGFSNAQSYSQALQLKMWDDKGEKMLVNSDQWENVWSTVASLYQEEVIPTQEFMNKMYEKQNSEGGNDPFYGDLFIKGKIAMTIGDYGYINELKRASDNASKIKDFEAVDWDVVTVPVSPSDPEVGSSISLSQLMGINNKAQNDKDAWDFIKFSNSKEWAKLKSRSLYEMVARKEFLTPIGGLQYNIDAFTSLKPMPAVDTDKIFREKPGVWEAQQPGYELFQAVIEKKKSAREALAEWETRGNAVLEKIKNNPTGEGNGGGVEIMPMPR from the coding sequence ATGAATAATAAAAGATGGTCAGGCAAGCGAATTCGCAAATTTACTTTAGTATCGTTAACACTTACCCTGCTTATTGGCCTGCTTGCAGCGTGCAGCAGCGGCTCAGACAGCTCTACAGAAAAACGGGTTTTACGTATTGGCGTGCTTTATGGCGGTGCGGATAATGAGCCGTATTTCCGTCAGCAATACACGGATATGTATGAAATGTCTCATCCTAACATTGAGTTCCAAATCGTAGGCGCAATCAACTATGATGATCAACGCTTTGAACAGCAAGATCCTGCAAAGCCAACAAAGCAGCCAGATCCGTATGAAAAAATGAAAGAAATGCTAACTGGATCAAATCCAGTCGATGTGGTTGTTCTGGATTACAATATGCTTCGTCGGATGACACAAGACAACTTGCTGCAACCGCTGGATCCGCTAGTAGCACAAGATAAATTCGACTTGTCGGATTATGTTCCAACTGTTGTTGAAGGCATTAAAGCTGCTGGTGACGGTGGATTGTATGCATTGACGCCAACGTTCAACTCTTCTGCACTTTACTACAACAAAAAAATGTTTACTGAAGCTGGTGTAACTCCTCCGACAAACAAAATGGAGTGGACTGAAGTTCTTAACCTGGCACGTCAAGTGGCTAAAGGTGAAGGCGTGGACCGTAAATTTGGATTCTCTTTCAATCGTTGGTCCAATGACGGCTTTAGCAATGCGCAGTCTTATAGCCAAGCATTGCAGCTAAAAATGTGGGATGACAAAGGCGAGAAAATGCTCGTCAATAGCGATCAGTGGGAAAATGTATGGAGCACTGTTGCATCGCTGTATCAAGAAGAAGTGATTCCTACACAAGAATTTATGAATAAAATGTATGAAAAGCAAAATTCCGAAGGCGGCAATGACCCATTCTATGGTGATTTGTTCATCAAAGGCAAAATTGCGATGACGATCGGTGATTATGGTTATATCAATGAGCTTAAGAGAGCTTCGGACAACGCTTCGAAAATTAAAGATTTTGAAGCTGTTGATTGGGACGTTGTGACAGTTCCCGTTTCTCCAAGCGATCCAGAAGTAGGCAGCAGTATTTCATTGAGCCAGTTGATGGGTATTAACAACAAAGCTCAAAACGATAAAGACGCTTGGGATTTCATCAAGTTCTCCAATAGCAAGGAATGGGCTAAGCTGAAATCAAGAAGTCTATATGAAATGGTTGCACGTAAGGAATTTTTGACGCCAATCGGCGGTTTGCAATACAATATTGACGCATTTACTTCACTTAAGCCAATGCCGGCTGTAGATACGGACAAAATCTTCCGTGAGAAACCAGGCGTATGGGAAGCTCAACAACCTGGCTATGAATTGTTCCAGGCTGTAATCGAGAAGAAAAAATCTGCTCGTGAAGCGCTAGCTGAGTGGGAAACACGTGGAAACGCGGTTTTGGAAAAAATTAAAAACAATCCAACTGGAGAAGGCAACGGCGGCGGAGTCGAAATTATGCCAATGCCAAGATAA
- a CDS encoding 2'-5' RNA ligase family protein produces MLYGIVVFPEKHVQDFANSWRRRHDPHYTAVPAHLTVRYAEDWSDDELQLAVAHLEQTTSKLPAFSIHLNRVSTFFPVSHVLYLALEDTVSMQKLQESVCSGPLAIVEPKYVFTPHVTIGQEISADELHDLFGNLRMQSIDLTSRIDRIHLMYQTENGSWTAYQSFLLRG; encoded by the coding sequence ATGTTATATGGAATTGTTGTTTTCCCCGAAAAGCATGTACAGGACTTCGCTAATAGCTGGCGAAGACGCCATGATCCGCATTACACAGCTGTGCCTGCTCATTTGACAGTACGATACGCAGAAGATTGGTCAGACGATGAATTGCAGCTTGCAGTCGCTCATTTAGAGCAAACAACATCTAAGCTGCCTGCTTTCTCTATCCATTTGAACCGTGTATCTACTTTTTTCCCTGTAAGTCATGTGCTCTATTTAGCGCTTGAAGACACCGTTTCCATGCAGAAGCTCCAGGAGAGCGTATGCAGCGGTCCGCTGGCCATTGTCGAGCCCAAATATGTTTTCACGCCACATGTCACGATAGGGCAAGAAATCTCAGCTGATGAGCTGCATGATTTATTCGGAAATCTGCGCATGCAGTCCATTGATCTTACTTCGAGAATTGATCGCATACACCTGATGTATCAGACCGAGAACGGCTCTTGGACCGCTTACCAGTCCTTTCTATTACGAGGTTAG
- a CDS encoding RNase H family protein: MDTTTELLIKRAYANPRLRQNIVNKSMICLYCDYSGFVAQNNHGAACCFVFNRTIRVTAKKIMMEYIEGSNYGELLAVRYSLEILASALTEYEPKFAIIYTDCSQIANILSKDYFSHSHHKDARDEILAVLHHLNNMYPNVHIQIKYISKHKKNNTLHRLAHNAARQAAIN; encoded by the coding sequence GTGGACACTACAACAGAATTGCTAATAAAAAGAGCATATGCCAATCCCCGTTTAAGACAAAACATTGTGAACAAGAGTATGATTTGTTTGTATTGTGACTACTCCGGTTTCGTTGCGCAAAATAATCATGGAGCAGCTTGTTGTTTTGTCTTCAATAGAACAATACGCGTTACCGCCAAAAAAATTATGATGGAATATATTGAAGGTTCCAATTACGGTGAATTGCTTGCTGTTCGTTACAGTCTAGAAATACTTGCAAGTGCGCTGACGGAGTATGAGCCGAAGTTCGCTATTATCTATACTGATTGCAGTCAAATCGCAAACATTTTATCAAAAGATTATTTTTCTCATTCACATCATAAAGATGCTAGAGATGAAATATTGGCAGTTCTACATCATTTAAATAATATGTATCCCAACGTTCACATACAAATAAAATACATAAGCAAGCACAAGAAAAACAATACCCTCCATAGGTTAGCCCATAATGCTGCGAGACAAGCTGCTATAAATTAA
- a CDS encoding RDD family protein: protein MNAGFWIRLGASLLDGIIIGIPLAIISLLFTGGNEGRDYFTDVVSFLYSLLVPVFWSGYTIGKRICGVQIRKLDGSPPGIGTMLLRNVVGGLVYGLTLGIAVIVSAFMVGLREDKRAIHDFIAGTEVVHSD from the coding sequence ATGAACGCAGGTTTTTGGATTCGATTAGGAGCTTCGTTGCTGGATGGCATTATTATTGGCATTCCATTAGCCATTATTTCATTATTATTTACAGGAGGTAATGAAGGTAGAGATTATTTTACAGATGTGGTCTCATTCCTTTACTCGTTACTGGTTCCGGTATTTTGGAGCGGCTATACCATTGGGAAAAGGATATGCGGCGTACAGATTAGAAAGCTGGATGGCTCACCTCCAGGTATAGGCACCATGTTATTGCGTAATGTTGTCGGTGGACTCGTTTATGGATTAACATTAGGTATTGCTGTGATCGTCAGCGCCTTTATGGTAGGTTTGCGCGAGGACAAAAGAGCGATTCATGATTTTATAGCAGGAACAGAAGTGGTGCATTCTGATTAA